In Eretmochelys imbricata isolate rEreImb1 chromosome 14, rEreImb1.hap1, whole genome shotgun sequence, a genomic segment contains:
- the GPS1 gene encoding COP9 signalosome complex subunit 1 isoform X1 — MRDSSAPSSASSSVTDLYCTPHSSRSDLFLPSTAGDFSLSASLSACTLLYEGAVEPMQIDVDPQEDQQNAPDINYVVENPTLDLEQYASSYSGLMRIERLQFIADHCPQLRVEALKMALSFVQRTFNVDVYEEIHRKLSEATRELQNTPDAVPDGGIEPPPLDTAWVEATRKKALLKLEKLDTDLKNYKGNSIKESIRRGHDDLGDHYLDCGDLSNALKCYSRARDYCTSAKHVINMCLNVIKVGSHAARESYNPQRSPSHIDELHLSISEMTLVSQQVALFACALICFHCTVVCLIASLQVSVYLQNWSHVLSYVSKAESTPEIAEQRGERDSQTQAILTKLKCAAGLAELAARKYKQAAKCFLLASFDHCDFPELLSPSNVAVYGGLCALATFDRQELQRNVISSSSFKLFLELEPQVRDIIFKFYESKYASCLKMLDEMKDNLLLDMYLAPHVRTLYTQIRNRALIQYFSPYVSADMRKMATAFNTTVAALEDELTQLILEGLINARIDSHSKILYARDVDQRSTTFEKSLLMGKEFQRRAKAMILRAAVLRNQIHVKSPPREGSQGELTPANSQSRMSTNM, encoded by the exons ATGAGGGATAGCTCAGCTCCCAGCTCAGCTTCTTCATCAGTGACAGATCTATACTGCACTCCCCACAGCAGTAGGTCAGACCTCTTCCTTCCGAGTACAGCAGGAGACTTCAGCTTGAGTGCCAGCTTGTCAGCTTGTACACTGCTTTATGAG GGCGCAGTGGAGCCTATGCAGATTGACGTAGACCCACAAGAGGATCAGCAGAATGCACCTGATATCAACTATGTGGTGGAAAACCCAACTCTG GATTTGGAGCAGTATGCATCTAGTTACAGCGGCTTGATGCGGATTGAGCGGTTGCAGTTCATTGCTGACCACTGTCCGCAGCTGCGGGTGGAGGCCCTCAAGATGGCGCTGTCATTCGTCCAAAGAACTTTCAATGTTGATGTGTATGAGGAAATCCACCGAAAACTGTCTGAGGCCACCAG AGAGCTGCAGAACACCCCTGATGCTGTCCCTGATGGTGGGATTGAGCCCCCTCCTCTTGATACAGCATGGGTTGAGGCCACACGGAAGAAAGCCCTTCTCAAACTGGAAAAGCTGGATACGGATCTGAAAAACTACAAAGGAAATTCAATCAAGGAGAGCATCAG GAGAGGCCACGATGACCTGGGTGATCACTACCTTGACTGTGGGGACCTCAGCAATGCCCTCAAGTGTTACTCACGAGCCCGTGATTACTGTACCAGCGCTAAGCACGTCATTAACATGTGCCTCAATGTCATCAAGGTAGGGAGCCATGCAGCGAGGGAATCGTACAATCCACAGAGGAGTCCCTCTCACATAGATGAGTTACACCTTTCTATCTCTGAAATGACATTGGTCAGCCAGCAGGTAGCACTATTTGCTTGTGCTCTGATTTGTTTCCATTGCACTGTTGTTTGTCTGATTGCCTCCTTGCAGGTTAGCGTTTACCTTCAGAATTGGTCCCACGTTCTGAGCTACGTAAGCAAGGCGGAGTCCACCCCAGAAATTGCAGAG CAAAGAGGAGAGAGGGACAGCCAGACACAGGCGATTCTCACCAAGCTGAAGTGTGCAGCAG GCTTAGCTGAACTAGCAGCTCGGAAATACAAGCAGGCAGCAAAGTGCTTCTTGTTGGCCTCATTTGACCACTGTGACTTCCCTGAG cTGTTATCTCCTAGTAACGTGGCTGTGTATGGTGGCCTCTGTGCACTGGCCACTTTTGACCGTCAGGAACTGCAACGCAATGTCATCTCTAGCAG CTCCTTCAAACTGTTCTTGGAGCTGGAGCCTCAGGTGCGTGACATCATCTTCAAGTTTTATGAATCCAAATATGCTTCATGCCTGAAGATGCTGGATGAGATGAAA GATAACCTGCTGCTGGATATGTACCTGGCACCTCACGTGAGGACACTCTACACGCAGATCCGAAATCGTGCCCTTATCCAG TATTTCAGCCCCTATGTGTCAGCAGACATGCGCAAGATGGCTACAGCATTTAACACCACGGTGGCAGCGCTGGAGGATGAGCTGACCCAGCTGATCCTGGAAGGACTGATCAATGCCAGAATAGATTCTCATAGCAAA ATTCTTTATGCTCGGGATGTAGATCAGCGCAGCACCACCTTTGAAAAGTCCTTATTAATGGGCAAAGAGTTCCAGCGACGTGCCAAAGCCATGATCCTGCGGGCAGCAGTCCTGCGCAACCAGATACACGTCAAG
- the GPS1 gene encoding COP9 signalosome complex subunit 1 isoform X3: MPLPVQVFNLQGAVEPMQIDVDPQEDQQNAPDINYVVENPTLDLEQYASSYSGLMRIERLQFIADHCPQLRVEALKMALSFVQRTFNVDVYEEIHRKLSEATRELQNTPDAVPDGGIEPPPLDTAWVEATRKKALLKLEKLDTDLKNYKGNSIKESIRRGHDDLGDHYLDCGDLSNALKCYSRARDYCTSAKHVINMCLNVIKVSVYLQNWSHVLSYVSKAESTPEIAEQRGERDSQTQAILTKLKCAAGLAELAARKYKQAAKCFLLASFDHCDFPELLSPSNVAVYGGLCALATFDRQELQRNVISSSSFKLFLELEPQVRDIIFKFYESKYASCLKMLDEMKDNLLLDMYLAPHVRTLYTQIRNRALIQYFSPYVSADMRKMATAFNTTVAALEDELTQLILEGLINARIDSHSKILYARDVDQRSTTFEKSLLMGKEFQRRAKAMILRAAVLRNQIHVKSPPREGSQGELTPANSQSRMSTNM; the protein is encoded by the exons ATGCCGCTGCCCGTCCAGGTCTTTAATTTACAG GGCGCAGTGGAGCCTATGCAGATTGACGTAGACCCACAAGAGGATCAGCAGAATGCACCTGATATCAACTATGTGGTGGAAAACCCAACTCTG GATTTGGAGCAGTATGCATCTAGTTACAGCGGCTTGATGCGGATTGAGCGGTTGCAGTTCATTGCTGACCACTGTCCGCAGCTGCGGGTGGAGGCCCTCAAGATGGCGCTGTCATTCGTCCAAAGAACTTTCAATGTTGATGTGTATGAGGAAATCCACCGAAAACTGTCTGAGGCCACCAG AGAGCTGCAGAACACCCCTGATGCTGTCCCTGATGGTGGGATTGAGCCCCCTCCTCTTGATACAGCATGGGTTGAGGCCACACGGAAGAAAGCCCTTCTCAAACTGGAAAAGCTGGATACGGATCTGAAAAACTACAAAGGAAATTCAATCAAGGAGAGCATCAG GAGAGGCCACGATGACCTGGGTGATCACTACCTTGACTGTGGGGACCTCAGCAATGCCCTCAAGTGTTACTCACGAGCCCGTGATTACTGTACCAGCGCTAAGCACGTCATTAACATGTGCCTCAATGTCATCAAG GTTAGCGTTTACCTTCAGAATTGGTCCCACGTTCTGAGCTACGTAAGCAAGGCGGAGTCCACCCCAGAAATTGCAGAG CAAAGAGGAGAGAGGGACAGCCAGACACAGGCGATTCTCACCAAGCTGAAGTGTGCAGCAG GCTTAGCTGAACTAGCAGCTCGGAAATACAAGCAGGCAGCAAAGTGCTTCTTGTTGGCCTCATTTGACCACTGTGACTTCCCTGAG cTGTTATCTCCTAGTAACGTGGCTGTGTATGGTGGCCTCTGTGCACTGGCCACTTTTGACCGTCAGGAACTGCAACGCAATGTCATCTCTAGCAG CTCCTTCAAACTGTTCTTGGAGCTGGAGCCTCAGGTGCGTGACATCATCTTCAAGTTTTATGAATCCAAATATGCTTCATGCCTGAAGATGCTGGATGAGATGAAA GATAACCTGCTGCTGGATATGTACCTGGCACCTCACGTGAGGACACTCTACACGCAGATCCGAAATCGTGCCCTTATCCAG TATTTCAGCCCCTATGTGTCAGCAGACATGCGCAAGATGGCTACAGCATTTAACACCACGGTGGCAGCGCTGGAGGATGAGCTGACCCAGCTGATCCTGGAAGGACTGATCAATGCCAGAATAGATTCTCATAGCAAA ATTCTTTATGCTCGGGATGTAGATCAGCGCAGCACCACCTTTGAAAAGTCCTTATTAATGGGCAAAGAGTTCCAGCGACGTGCCAAAGCCATGATCCTGCGGGCAGCAGTCCTGCGCAACCAGATACACGTCAAG
- the RFNG gene encoding beta-1,3-N-acetylglucosaminyltransferase radical fringe: MTLSCIGLNKICFLLSVTFCAFLLLLIPKFQTNWKHRGYPQPRPPSPFNASCKSEFHHHQADPSSTDNLDSEGTDNAHSVKDETVEKWGDYSLRAGGASLKLEEQDGSPTSSLHTMLKDHHGPSGDSIKENLELKDIFIAVKTTRKYHKTRLDLLFQTWISQAKRQTFIFTDWEDRELRLRAGDHMINTNCSAVHTRQALCCKMSVEYDKFLESGRKWFCHVDDDNYVNPQNLLRLLSAFSHSQDVYVGRPSLDHPIEAADHVRSDGSTTVKFWFATGGAGFCVSRGLALKMSPWASLGNFISTAERVRLPDDCTIGYIIEGLLEVKLLHSPLFHSHLENLQRLQGETVLQQVTLSYGGPENKHNVVSVAGVFGLQQDPTRFRSVHCLLYPDTTWCPTKNIL, from the exons ATGACACTTTCCTGCATTGGACTCAATAAGATCTGCTTCCTGCTGTCCGTGACCTTCTGTGCTTTCCTTCTCCTGCTAATCCCCAAATTCCAGACTAACTGGAAACATAGGGGATATCCACAACCCCGTCCACCATCTCCTTTTAATGCTTCCTGCAAAAGTGAGTTCCACCACCATCAGGCAGATCCCAGCTCAACAGACAATTTGGACAGTGAGGGAACTGATAATGCACACAGTGTGAAagatgaaactgtagaaaaatggGGGGATTACAGCCTACGTGCTGGGGGAGCCAGCCTGAAACTTGAGGAGCAGGATGGGAGCCCTACCAGTTCTCTTCACACTATGTTGAAGGACCACCATGGACCTTCAGGTGATTCCATTAAGGAGAATTTGGAGCTGAAGGATATTTTTATTGCTGTGAAAACGACAAGAAAGTATCACAAAACTAGGCTGGACTTGCTCTTCCAAACCTGGATTTCGCAGGCCAAAAGACAG ACGTTTATATTCACAGATTGGGAGGACCGTGAACTGCGCCTAAGAGCAG GAGATCACATGATCAACACCAACTGCTCTGCTGTTCACACCCGCCAGGCACTCTGCTGCAAGATGTCTGTGGAATACGATAAATTCCTCGAATCTGGGAGAAA ATGGTTTTGCCATGTGGATGATGACAACTATGTGAATCCACAGAATCTCCTGCGTCTCTTGTCTGCCTTCTCACACAGCCAGGATGTATATGTGGGGAGGCCAAGCCTGGACCACCCCATTGAGGCAGCTGACCATGTCCGGAGTGATGGATCA ACAACTGTGAAGTTCTGGTTTGCCACAGGTGGAGCAGGGTTCTGTGTCAGCAGGGGCCTTGCCCTGAAGATGAGTCCCTGGGCCAG CTTGGGTAACTTCATCAGCACTGCAGAGAGGGTCCGTCTTCCTGATGACTGCACCATCGGTTACATCATCGAGGGGCTGCTAGAAGTGAAGCTGCTGCACAGCCCCTTGTTCCATTCCCATCTGGAGAATCTGCAGCGACTACAAGGCGAGACAGTGCTGCAGCAG GTCACCCTGAGTTATGGGGGCCCTGAGAACAAACACAATGTTGTGAGTGTGGCAGGAGTGTTTGGCTTGCAGCAAGATCCAACCCG ATTCAgatctgtccattgtcttctctaCCCTGACACTACCTGGTGTCCCACTAAAAATATACTGTGA
- the GPS1 gene encoding COP9 signalosome complex subunit 1 isoform X2, which yields MRDSSAPSSASSSVTDLYCTPHSSRSDLFLPSTAGDFSLSASLSACTLLYEGAVEPMQIDVDPQEDQQNAPDINYVVENPTLDLEQYASSYSGLMRIERLQFIADHCPQLRVEALKMALSFVQRTFNVDVYEEIHRKLSEATRELQNTPDAVPDGGIEPPPLDTAWVEATRKKALLKLEKLDTDLKNYKGNSIKESIRRGHDDLGDHYLDCGDLSNALKCYSRARDYCTSAKHVINMCLNVIKVSVYLQNWSHVLSYVSKAESTPEIAEQRGERDSQTQAILTKLKCAAGLAELAARKYKQAAKCFLLASFDHCDFPELLSPSNVAVYGGLCALATFDRQELQRNVISSSSFKLFLELEPQVRDIIFKFYESKYASCLKMLDEMKDNLLLDMYLAPHVRTLYTQIRNRALIQYFSPYVSADMRKMATAFNTTVAALEDELTQLILEGLINARIDSHSKILYARDVDQRSTTFEKSLLMGKEFQRRAKAMILRAAVLRNQIHVKSPPREGSQGELTPANSQSRMSTNM from the exons ATGAGGGATAGCTCAGCTCCCAGCTCAGCTTCTTCATCAGTGACAGATCTATACTGCACTCCCCACAGCAGTAGGTCAGACCTCTTCCTTCCGAGTACAGCAGGAGACTTCAGCTTGAGTGCCAGCTTGTCAGCTTGTACACTGCTTTATGAG GGCGCAGTGGAGCCTATGCAGATTGACGTAGACCCACAAGAGGATCAGCAGAATGCACCTGATATCAACTATGTGGTGGAAAACCCAACTCTG GATTTGGAGCAGTATGCATCTAGTTACAGCGGCTTGATGCGGATTGAGCGGTTGCAGTTCATTGCTGACCACTGTCCGCAGCTGCGGGTGGAGGCCCTCAAGATGGCGCTGTCATTCGTCCAAAGAACTTTCAATGTTGATGTGTATGAGGAAATCCACCGAAAACTGTCTGAGGCCACCAG AGAGCTGCAGAACACCCCTGATGCTGTCCCTGATGGTGGGATTGAGCCCCCTCCTCTTGATACAGCATGGGTTGAGGCCACACGGAAGAAAGCCCTTCTCAAACTGGAAAAGCTGGATACGGATCTGAAAAACTACAAAGGAAATTCAATCAAGGAGAGCATCAG GAGAGGCCACGATGACCTGGGTGATCACTACCTTGACTGTGGGGACCTCAGCAATGCCCTCAAGTGTTACTCACGAGCCCGTGATTACTGTACCAGCGCTAAGCACGTCATTAACATGTGCCTCAATGTCATCAAG GTTAGCGTTTACCTTCAGAATTGGTCCCACGTTCTGAGCTACGTAAGCAAGGCGGAGTCCACCCCAGAAATTGCAGAG CAAAGAGGAGAGAGGGACAGCCAGACACAGGCGATTCTCACCAAGCTGAAGTGTGCAGCAG GCTTAGCTGAACTAGCAGCTCGGAAATACAAGCAGGCAGCAAAGTGCTTCTTGTTGGCCTCATTTGACCACTGTGACTTCCCTGAG cTGTTATCTCCTAGTAACGTGGCTGTGTATGGTGGCCTCTGTGCACTGGCCACTTTTGACCGTCAGGAACTGCAACGCAATGTCATCTCTAGCAG CTCCTTCAAACTGTTCTTGGAGCTGGAGCCTCAGGTGCGTGACATCATCTTCAAGTTTTATGAATCCAAATATGCTTCATGCCTGAAGATGCTGGATGAGATGAAA GATAACCTGCTGCTGGATATGTACCTGGCACCTCACGTGAGGACACTCTACACGCAGATCCGAAATCGTGCCCTTATCCAG TATTTCAGCCCCTATGTGTCAGCAGACATGCGCAAGATGGCTACAGCATTTAACACCACGGTGGCAGCGCTGGAGGATGAGCTGACCCAGCTGATCCTGGAAGGACTGATCAATGCCAGAATAGATTCTCATAGCAAA ATTCTTTATGCTCGGGATGTAGATCAGCGCAGCACCACCTTTGAAAAGTCCTTATTAATGGGCAAAGAGTTCCAGCGACGTGCCAAAGCCATGATCCTGCGGGCAGCAGTCCTGCGCAACCAGATACACGTCAAG